The following proteins come from a genomic window of Hymenobacter canadensis:
- a CDS encoding HIRAN domain-containing protein, producing the protein MPKTSDSLILLECLVAGTTHRPGLREFEPQLKAGQRLALQREADSAYDDWAVKVLTEGAEPFWLGYLPEGHNETVARMLDAGFPLTGRLTHKAWEDEWLHLEIEVLMPR; encoded by the coding sequence ATGCCCAAAACCTCCGATTCCCTGATTCTGCTTGAATGCCTGGTGGCCGGCACCACCCACCGCCCCGGCCTGCGCGAGTTCGAGCCCCAGCTGAAAGCCGGACAGCGCCTGGCCCTGCAGCGCGAAGCCGACAGCGCCTATGACGACTGGGCCGTGAAAGTGCTGACCGAAGGCGCCGAGCCGTTCTGGCTGGGCTACCTGCCCGAAGGCCACAACGAAACCGTCGCCCGCATGCTCGACGCCGGCTTCCCGCTGACCGGCCGCCTCACCCACAAAGCCTGGGAAGACGAGTGGCTGCACCTGGAAATCGAAGTGCTGATGCCGAGGTAG
- a CDS encoding DUF4268 domain-containing protein, whose amino-acid sequence MYSKTEVTQLRQAFWTTFGQYMTPVPSAEGVPTNWINYKTGLKNVHFRLHADARHATIAIELTHPDAGVRELFFEQLRELKAMLQEAVGEPWRWEADTTDANGQPISRVFTELTPVNLFSRDDWPALISFFKPRLMALDEFWSTGQYAFDELR is encoded by the coding sequence ATGTATAGCAAAACTGAAGTAACACAGCTCCGCCAGGCTTTCTGGACCACTTTCGGCCAATATATGACCCCCGTGCCTTCCGCCGAGGGCGTGCCCACCAACTGGATCAACTACAAAACCGGCCTCAAGAACGTGCACTTCCGCCTGCACGCCGACGCCCGCCACGCCACCATAGCCATCGAGCTGACGCACCCGGACGCCGGGGTGCGGGAGCTATTCTTTGAGCAGCTGCGCGAGCTGAAGGCCATGCTGCAGGAGGCCGTGGGCGAGCCCTGGCGCTGGGAAGCCGACACCACCGACGCCAACGGCCAGCCCATCAGCCGCGTTTTCACGGAACTCACGCCCGTAAACCTGTTCAGCCGCGACGACTGGCCCGCCCTGATTTCGTTCTTCAAGCCCCGCCTGATGGCCCTGGACGAGTTCTGGAGCACCGGGCAGTACGCTTTCGACGAACTACGGTAA
- a CDS encoding acyl-CoA dehydrogenase family protein, which translates to MSSQADVLSPQAKAAKAHGSTNAAGFTDYFDLDGLLTEEHKLIRQSIRDFVKKEISPNIEKWAQDAHFPSEIVRKFGDVGAFGPTIPTEYGGGGLDYISYGLIMQEIERGDSGMRSTASVQGSLVMFPIYAYGSEEQRRKFLPKLASGEWLGCFGLTEPDHGSNPGGMTTNIKGMGDYYLLNGAKLWISNSPQSQVAVVWAKDETGRIRGVIVEKGMEGFTAPEIHNKWSLRASITGELVFDNVKIPKENILPNVSGLRGPLSCLDSARFGIAWGAIGAAIDCYESALKYSLEREQFGKPIGGFQLQQKKLAEMLTEITKAQLLVWRLGVLKNEGKATSAQISMAKRNSVEIALHIAREARQIHGGMGITGEYSIMRHMMNLESVVTYEGTHDIHLLITGADITGIQAFK; encoded by the coding sequence ATGTCTTCGCAAGCTGACGTTCTCTCGCCCCAGGCCAAAGCGGCCAAAGCGCACGGCTCTACCAACGCCGCCGGCTTCACCGATTATTTCGACCTCGACGGCCTGCTGACCGAGGAGCACAAGCTCATCCGCCAAAGCATCCGCGACTTCGTCAAGAAGGAAATCAGCCCCAACATTGAAAAGTGGGCGCAGGACGCGCACTTCCCCTCGGAAATCGTGCGCAAGTTCGGCGACGTGGGCGCGTTCGGGCCCACCATCCCCACCGAGTACGGCGGCGGCGGCCTCGACTACATCAGCTACGGCCTGATCATGCAGGAAATTGAGCGCGGCGACTCCGGCATGCGCTCCACGGCCTCGGTGCAGGGCTCCCTGGTGATGTTCCCGATTTACGCCTACGGCTCGGAAGAGCAGCGCCGCAAGTTCCTGCCCAAGCTGGCCTCCGGCGAGTGGCTGGGCTGCTTCGGCCTCACGGAACCCGACCACGGCTCCAACCCCGGCGGCATGACCACCAACATCAAGGGCATGGGCGACTATTACCTGCTGAATGGGGCCAAGCTCTGGATCAGCAACTCGCCCCAGAGCCAAGTGGCGGTGGTATGGGCCAAGGACGAAACCGGCCGCATCCGGGGCGTGATTGTGGAGAAGGGCATGGAAGGCTTCACGGCCCCCGAAATCCACAACAAATGGAGCCTGCGCGCCAGCATCACCGGCGAGCTGGTGTTCGACAACGTGAAGATTCCGAAAGAGAACATCCTGCCCAACGTCAGCGGCCTCCGCGGCCCGCTCTCCTGCCTCGACTCGGCCCGCTTCGGCATTGCCTGGGGTGCCATTGGTGCCGCCATCGACTGCTACGAGTCGGCGCTGAAGTATTCGCTGGAGCGTGAGCAGTTCGGCAAGCCAATTGGCGGCTTCCAGCTGCAGCAGAAGAAGCTGGCCGAAATGCTCACCGAAATCACCAAGGCCCAGCTGCTGGTGTGGCGCCTCGGGGTGCTCAAAAACGAAGGCAAGGCCACCTCGGCCCAGATTTCGATGGCCAAGCGCAACTCGGTGGAAATTGCCCTGCACATTGCCCGCGAAGCCCGCCAGATTCACGGCGGCATGGGCATCACCGGCGAGTACTCCATCATGCGCCACATGATGAACCTGGAATCCGTCGTGACCTACGAAGGCACCCACGACATCCACCTGCTCATCACCGGCGCCGACATTACGGGCATTCAGGCGTTCAAGTAA
- a CDS encoding TonB-dependent receptor: protein MKNFLTTGVALLALSGPAWAQGPVSGTLTDAQTGTPLPGATILIDGAASAATDAAGIFTIPAVAAGAHELRITFVGYEPLVRQLQGQAAAQRLAATLQPGGILTGEALVTASRANERTATAYTNLSKEDLAKRNFGQDLPYLLDQTPSVVVTSDAGAGVGYTDIRIRGTSTTGINMTINGVPLNDAESRGAFLVNLPDLASSVSSLQVQRGVGTSQNGGAAFGASVNISTLDNRREAYGETQNSVGSFGTVKNTVQFGTGLVSGHFTLDGRLSRIKSDGYMNRASSDLKSYYFAAGYQQANTLVKFITFSGREKTYQAWNGVPEPAITGDQTLLQNYIDNGELSEADAERVRREGRRYSYYTYDNQTDNYQQNHYQLHLSQGLGQDWNLGGALHLTRGLGYYESYRDSREFVDYGLQDVIIGGDTLTRTNLVDRKWLDNYFYGGTFALNYQPKANDRLQATLGGAWNRYDGDHYGEVIWAQYASNSTLGQRYYFNNAVKTDYNGYARVTWQALSRLGVYADLQLRRIRYTIDGVEDDQNDVRTRASYTFFNPKAGATFTLAEGRQLYASIGVGRREPVRADFTDRLANDPTPQAERLVDVEGGYRLSLPEASVLGTRAVARLEANFFYMNYRNQLVSIGQLNDVGTPLRTNVARSYRRGAELTGFLSANDKISLSSTLTLSQNRILGFRDVTFDKDFNPVLGEARTSTISYSPGAVSAHTLEGQPLNGLRLALLYKTVSRQYLDNSENLNRSIKPYQVLDFRVRYAIRPQFVKEIELGLLVSNVLNREYVANGYTYSYPGASGGLDTFNWYYPQATRNFLVSVGVKL from the coding sequence TTGAAAAATTTTCTAACCACCGGCGTAGCGCTTTTGGCGCTGTCCGGTCCGGCATGGGCGCAAGGCCCCGTGTCCGGCACGCTTACCGATGCCCAGACGGGCACGCCGCTGCCCGGCGCCACCATCCTGATTGACGGCGCGGCCAGCGCCGCTACCGATGCGGCGGGCATCTTCACCATCCCGGCCGTGGCGGCCGGCGCGCACGAGCTGCGCATCACGTTTGTGGGCTACGAGCCGCTGGTGCGCCAGTTACAGGGCCAAGCGGCCGCCCAGCGCCTGGCGGCCACGTTGCAGCCCGGCGGCATCCTTACCGGCGAGGCCCTCGTGACGGCCAGCCGCGCCAACGAGCGCACGGCCACGGCCTACACCAACCTCAGCAAGGAAGACCTGGCCAAGCGCAATTTCGGCCAGGATCTGCCCTACCTGCTCGACCAGACGCCTTCCGTAGTGGTGACCTCCGACGCCGGCGCGGGCGTGGGCTACACCGACATCCGCATCCGGGGCACGAGCACAACCGGCATCAACATGACCATCAACGGGGTGCCGCTGAATGATGCCGAGTCGCGCGGTGCGTTTCTGGTGAACCTGCCGGACCTGGCCTCGTCGGTGAGCAGCCTACAGGTGCAGCGCGGCGTGGGCACCAGCCAAAACGGCGGCGCGGCCTTCGGGGCCAGCGTGAATATCAGCACCCTCGACAACCGCCGCGAGGCCTACGGCGAAACCCAGAACAGCGTCGGCTCCTTTGGCACGGTGAAAAACACGGTGCAGTTTGGCACCGGGCTGGTGAGCGGTCATTTCACCCTGGACGGCCGGTTGTCGCGCATCAAGTCCGACGGCTATATGAACCGGGCGTCGTCGGATCTGAAGTCGTATTACTTCGCGGCCGGCTACCAGCAGGCCAATACGCTGGTTAAGTTTATCACCTTCTCGGGCCGCGAGAAAACCTACCAGGCCTGGAATGGCGTGCCCGAGCCTGCCATCACCGGCGACCAAACGCTGCTGCAGAACTACATCGACAACGGCGAGCTGAGCGAGGCCGATGCCGAGCGGGTGCGCCGCGAAGGCCGCCGCTACAGCTACTACACCTACGACAACCAGACCGACAACTACCAGCAGAACCACTACCAGCTGCACCTCTCGCAGGGCCTGGGCCAGGACTGGAACCTGGGCGGGGCCCTGCACCTGACGCGCGGCCTCGGCTACTACGAAAGCTACCGGGATAGCCGCGAATTCGTGGATTACGGCCTGCAGGACGTCATTATCGGGGGCGACACGCTCACCCGCACTAACCTGGTGGACCGCAAGTGGCTGGACAACTACTTTTACGGCGGCACTTTTGCCCTCAACTACCAGCCCAAGGCCAACGACCGGCTGCAGGCCACGCTGGGCGGCGCCTGGAACCGCTACGACGGCGACCATTACGGCGAAGTCATCTGGGCCCAGTATGCCTCCAACAGCACCCTCGGCCAGCGCTACTACTTCAACAACGCCGTCAAGACCGACTACAACGGCTACGCCCGCGTTACGTGGCAGGCGCTGTCGCGGCTGGGCGTCTATGCCGATTTGCAGCTGCGCCGTATCCGCTACACGATTGACGGCGTGGAAGACGACCAGAACGACGTGCGCACCCGCGCCAGCTACACGTTCTTCAACCCCAAGGCCGGCGCCACCTTCACGCTGGCCGAGGGCCGGCAGCTCTACGCCAGCATTGGCGTGGGCCGGCGCGAGCCGGTACGCGCCGACTTCACCGACCGGCTTGCCAACGACCCCACCCCCCAGGCCGAGCGTCTGGTGGATGTGGAAGGCGGCTACCGCCTCAGTTTGCCCGAGGCCAGCGTGCTGGGCACCCGGGCCGTGGCGCGGCTGGAAGCCAACTTCTTCTACATGAACTACCGCAACCAGCTGGTGTCCATCGGGCAGCTGAACGACGTGGGCACGCCGCTGCGTACCAACGTGGCCCGCAGCTACCGCCGCGGCGCCGAGCTGACCGGCTTCCTGTCGGCCAACGACAAAATCAGCCTCAGCAGTACGCTCACGCTCAGCCAGAACCGCATTCTGGGCTTCCGCGACGTGACCTTCGACAAGGACTTCAACCCCGTGCTGGGGGAAGCCCGCACCAGCACCATTTCCTACTCGCCCGGCGCGGTGTCGGCGCACACGCTGGAGGGGCAGCCGCTGAACGGGCTGCGCCTGGCGCTGCTCTACAAAACCGTGAGCCGCCAGTACCTCGACAATTCCGAAAACCTCAACCGCAGCATCAAGCCCTACCAGGTGCTCGATTTCCGGGTGCGCTACGCCATCCGGCCGCAGTTTGTGAAGGAGATTGAGCTGGGCCTGCTGGTCAGCAACGTGCTCAACCGCGAGTACGTGGCCAACGGCTACACCTACAGCTACCCCGGCGCCAGCGGCGGCCTCGACACCTTCAACTGGTACTACCCGCAGGCCACGCGCAACTTCCTCGTATCGGTGGGCGTGAAGCTGTAG
- a CDS encoding GNAT family N-acetyltransferase has product MAAEPTIWAIAPSHTYLLRHEVLWPDKPLDYVKLDEDTAGYHYGAFFDDQLVGVVSLFVDGDEARFRKFAMLPAYQRQGIGSALLHYVVAEARRLGARRLWCDARQDSAAFYTRFYLQPEGTVFYKGDMPYVRMGMEL; this is encoded by the coding sequence ATGGCCGCCGAACCCACCATCTGGGCCATTGCGCCCAGCCACACCTACTTGCTGCGCCACGAAGTGCTCTGGCCCGATAAGCCGCTGGACTACGTGAAGCTGGACGAGGACACCGCCGGCTACCACTACGGCGCCTTCTTCGACGACCAGCTGGTAGGAGTTGTTTCGCTGTTCGTGGACGGCGACGAGGCGCGGTTCCGCAAGTTTGCCATGCTGCCGGCCTACCAGCGCCAAGGCATCGGCAGCGCCTTACTGCACTACGTAGTAGCCGAAGCCCGCCGCCTGGGCGCCCGCCGCCTCTGGTGCGACGCCCGCCAGGATAGCGCCGCCTTCTACACCCGCTTCTACCTGCAGCCCGAAGGCACAGTGTTCTACAAAGGCGACATGCCCTACGTGCGAATGGGCATGGAACTGTAG
- a CDS encoding aldose 1-epimerase family protein, translating into MTYTLENELCRVQVQAHGAELSSFVRKDLDNLEYIWEADPAVWGRHAPVLFPLVGRLSQDTYQHQGQAYQLPQHGFARDQEFRLVRQTAAELVLELRANEATRAVFPFGFSLQISYRLAGSQLTIGWDVRNVGAAELLFSIGAHPAFRCPLLPGETFEDYEFVFDHPVSFERYLLDGGLLTGQTEPVVEQQTTLPLSYELFAQDALVLKHFDFTHITLRSRQSGRAVRVRFDGFPYLGLWTKGPGAPFVCIEPWHGIASSVGTPGELADKEGILALEPGQQFSTSYSITVE; encoded by the coding sequence ATGACTTATACCCTCGAAAACGAGCTGTGCCGCGTGCAGGTGCAGGCCCACGGCGCCGAGCTGAGCAGCTTCGTGCGCAAAGACCTCGACAACCTGGAATACATCTGGGAGGCCGATCCGGCCGTGTGGGGCCGCCATGCGCCGGTGCTGTTCCCGCTGGTCGGCCGCCTGTCCCAGGACACCTACCAGCACCAGGGCCAGGCCTATCAGCTGCCCCAGCACGGTTTCGCCCGCGACCAGGAGTTCCGGCTGGTGCGCCAGACTGCGGCCGAGCTGGTGCTGGAACTGCGCGCGAATGAGGCCACCCGCGCCGTATTTCCGTTCGGGTTCAGTTTGCAGATTTCGTATCGTCTGGCTGGCTCGCAGCTCACCATCGGCTGGGATGTGCGCAACGTGGGTGCCGCCGAACTGCTGTTCAGCATTGGGGCGCACCCGGCTTTCCGGTGCCCGCTGCTGCCCGGCGAGACGTTCGAGGACTACGAGTTCGTGTTCGACCACCCGGTCAGCTTCGAGCGGTACCTGTTGGACGGTGGCCTGCTCACCGGCCAGACCGAGCCCGTAGTGGAGCAGCAAACCACCCTGCCGCTCAGCTACGAGCTGTTTGCGCAGGATGCGCTGGTGCTGAAACACTTCGACTTCACGCATATCACGCTGCGCAGCCGCCAGTCAGGCCGCGCGGTGCGGGTGCGCTTCGATGGGTTTCCCTACCTCGGCCTCTGGACCAAAGGCCCCGGCGCGCCCTTCGTGTGCATCGAGCCCTGGCATGGCATTGCCAGCAGCGTGGGCACCCCGGGCGAATTGGCCGATAAGGAAGGCATCCTGGCGCTGGAGCCCGGCCAGCAGTTCAGCACGTCCTACAGCATCACGGTGGAGTAA
- a CDS encoding ATP-binding protein encodes MLRVALTGPESTGKTTLSRQLAAHYQTSWAPEYARAYLEKRGANYHYTLADLEDIAHGQLRAEAEAEIQAIQQDRPLFFCDTDLLVIKIWSEHAFGHCPEWILEQIEEQQYHLVLLLGVDLPWAPDPLREHPHLRQQFYRLYHHTLQEQLSHFAEISGPPSQRFEQACFHVDELLLG; translated from the coding sequence ATGCTGCGCGTAGCCCTCACCGGCCCCGAATCGACGGGCAAAACCACCCTGAGCCGCCAGCTGGCCGCCCACTACCAGACCAGTTGGGCCCCCGAGTATGCCCGGGCATATCTGGAAAAGCGCGGGGCAAACTACCACTACACGCTCGCCGATCTGGAGGATATTGCCCACGGCCAGCTGCGGGCCGAGGCGGAAGCAGAAATCCAAGCCATTCAGCAGGACCGGCCGCTGTTCTTTTGCGACACCGACCTGCTGGTGATAAAAATCTGGTCGGAACACGCATTTGGCCATTGCCCCGAGTGGATTCTGGAGCAGATTGAGGAGCAGCAGTACCATCTGGTGTTGCTGCTTGGCGTGGATTTGCCCTGGGCGCCGGACCCGCTGCGGGAGCATCCGCACCTGCGGCAGCAATTCTACCGCCTCTACCACCACACGCTGCAGGAGCAGCTTTCCCATTTCGCTGAAATCAGCGGCCCGCCATCCCAGCGCTTCGAGCAGGCCTGCTTTCACGTGGATGAGTTGCTGCTGGGCTAG
- the pnuC gene encoding nicotinamide riboside transporter PnuC, protein MTQTLYEFWTAAAGPGPLEWIAVLTGFACVWLAARESLWNFPVALVSCALYIVVYYRAGLYSDSLLQIMFIALSLYGWYEWLYGGRSKTELPVSRTRRWEWLATLAFVGVFTAGFGYYLSTRTDAALPHWDSFTTAGSLAAQFLLMRKRLENWWLWIVVDLIYVPILWYKQLYPTSVLYALYLGLAVYGYWEWRKSMNKEQVALRNPA, encoded by the coding sequence TTGACGCAGACGTTGTACGAGTTCTGGACCGCCGCCGCCGGCCCTGGCCCTTTGGAGTGGATTGCGGTGCTCACCGGCTTTGCCTGCGTGTGGCTGGCCGCTCGCGAGTCGTTGTGGAATTTTCCGGTGGCTCTGGTCAGCTGCGCGCTCTACATCGTGGTGTACTACCGCGCCGGCCTCTACTCCGACTCGCTGCTGCAGATCATGTTCATTGCGCTGAGCCTCTACGGCTGGTACGAGTGGCTGTACGGCGGCCGCAGCAAAACCGAGCTGCCGGTGTCGCGCACGCGGCGCTGGGAGTGGCTGGCTACGCTGGCGTTTGTGGGCGTGTTCACGGCCGGCTTCGGCTACTACCTCAGCACCCGCACCGATGCCGCCCTGCCGCACTGGGACAGTTTCACGACGGCCGGCAGCTTGGCGGCGCAGTTTCTGCTGATGCGCAAGCGCCTGGAAAACTGGTGGCTCTGGATTGTGGTCGACCTTATTTACGTGCCCATTCTGTGGTACAAGCAGCTCTACCCCACCAGTGTGCTGTACGCGCTGTACCTGGGGCTGGCCGTGTACGGCTACTGGGAATGGCGGAAGTCGATGAACAAAGAGCAGGTAGCCCTGCGCAATCCGGCCTGA
- a CDS encoding rhodanese-like domain-containing protein, with protein MLPELTPEDLHSRLANGENLQLVDVRQPEEYAYCRIEGSVLIPLGELARRADEIDDTRPVVLICHHGVRSMQALAYLQHRHELTNLLNLRGGIHAWSTRVDPSVAVY; from the coding sequence ATGCTGCCCGAACTCACGCCCGAAGACCTGCACTCCCGCCTCGCCAACGGCGAAAACCTGCAGCTCGTGGATGTGCGGCAGCCCGAGGAATACGCCTACTGCCGCATCGAAGGCAGCGTGCTGATTCCGCTGGGCGAGCTGGCCCGCCGCGCCGACGAAATCGACGACACCCGGCCCGTGGTGCTCATCTGCCACCACGGCGTGCGCTCCATGCAGGCCCTGGCCTACCTGCAGCACCGCCACGAGCTAACCAACCTGCTGAACCTGCGCGGTGGCATCCACGCCTGGAGCACGCGCGTGGACCCGTCGGTGGCGGTGTACTAA
- the hrpB gene encoding ATP-dependent helicase HrpB: MQYPDLPIVQALPDLLAALSQHERVVLQAPPGAGKTTVVPLALLEAAWRDGGKILMLEPRQLAARAAATRLAKLLHEPVGETVGYRVRLESKVSSRTRIEVITEGILTRLIQDDPALEGVAAVIFDEFHERSLRADLGLALALDAQAVLRPELRILVMSATLEAERMGAWLHAPVVSSAGFLFPVETQYLSPRQASAGGSRPAERLATLVPTAVREALRQHPTGDILVFLPGLADLRRVADKLQPALPEAVQLHLLHGELPLSEQDAALRPVPAGQRKIVLSTAISETSLTIEGVTVVVDGGFARVPRFQARTGFSTLETVPVSQAAADQRRGRAGRLGPGTCYRLWTTAEHDALPAYLPPEILTADLSGLALEMALWGAAPQSLRWLDAPPAPALALAHDLLRRLGAVVNDGANGNGVSGNATELPLSISSAQPTNPPSTNPPLKPTPHGRALARLGLAPRLGHLVVRGHELGHGPAAAALAALLSERDVLRAADAHPTPPDLRLRFEAIASGRAPLPGLLVQHNTLHRVRDAARNLRQRAGIRDVATAADADAAGLLTALAYPDRLAQRETPDRVRLATGQRVTLPAEHFGRDDQFLAVAYLDGPPHQLRAALAAPVSRQELEELFAEQIEQADEVRWDAATGRVQARRQRRLGALLLSDAALPQPDVALVAAALLEALRTAGVARLPWSEAATALRQRLEFLHHHFPENWPAVSDEVLTAELEEWLAPHITGLKSLNDVSRLDWPELLLQRLPGGWAQRQELDRLAPAHLEVPSGSHVALDYADPTTPVLAVKLQELFGLIETPTVAGGRVPLLLHLLSPGGRPAQVTRDLRSFWEKGYFEVRKDLKGRYPKHPWPDKPMEHVPTKLTKKRFEANQ, translated from the coding sequence ATGCAATACCCAGACCTCCCGATAGTCCAAGCCCTGCCCGACCTGCTTGCAGCGCTCAGCCAGCACGAGCGGGTGGTGCTGCAGGCTCCACCCGGCGCCGGCAAAACCACCGTGGTGCCGCTGGCACTGCTGGAGGCCGCCTGGCGTGACGGAGGCAAGATTCTGATGCTGGAGCCGCGGCAGCTGGCCGCACGCGCCGCCGCCACCCGCTTGGCCAAACTGCTGCACGAGCCCGTGGGCGAAACCGTGGGCTACCGCGTGCGGCTGGAAAGCAAGGTGTCCAGCCGCACCCGCATCGAGGTTATCACTGAAGGCATCCTGACGCGCCTCATTCAGGACGACCCGGCCCTGGAAGGCGTGGCGGCTGTCATCTTCGACGAGTTTCACGAGCGTAGCCTGCGAGCTGATCTGGGTTTGGCGCTGGCCCTTGATGCCCAGGCCGTGTTGCGGCCCGAGCTGCGCATTCTGGTGATGAGCGCCACGCTGGAAGCCGAGCGAATGGGCGCCTGGCTGCATGCCCCGGTGGTGAGCAGCGCGGGTTTTCTGTTTCCCGTCGAGACGCAATACCTAAGCCCGCGCCAAGCGTCGGCTGGCGGCAGCCGCCCCGCCGAGCGGCTGGCCACGCTGGTGCCCACGGCCGTGCGCGAAGCCCTGCGCCAGCACCCTACCGGCGACATACTGGTGTTTCTACCCGGCCTCGCCGACCTGCGCCGCGTGGCCGACAAGCTGCAGCCCGCCCTGCCCGAGGCCGTGCAGCTGCACCTGCTGCACGGCGAGCTGCCCCTCTCCGAGCAGGACGCCGCCCTGCGCCCGGTGCCGGCCGGGCAGCGCAAAATCGTGCTCAGCACGGCTATTTCGGAAACCAGCCTTACCATTGAGGGCGTGACGGTGGTGGTCGACGGCGGGTTTGCCCGGGTGCCGCGCTTCCAGGCCCGCACCGGCTTCAGCACCCTCGAAACCGTGCCCGTGAGCCAGGCCGCCGCCGACCAGCGCCGGGGCCGCGCCGGCCGCCTCGGGCCCGGCACCTGCTACCGCCTCTGGACCACCGCCGAGCACGACGCCCTGCCGGCCTACCTGCCCCCTGAAATCCTCACCGCCGACCTCAGCGGCCTGGCCCTGGAGATGGCCCTCTGGGGCGCCGCCCCGCAAAGCCTGCGCTGGCTCGACGCGCCCCCAGCTCCCGCCCTGGCCCTCGCCCACGACCTGCTCCGCCGCCTGGGAGCCGTTGTTAATGATGGGGCGAATGGAAATGGAGTAAGCGGGAATGCCACCGAATTACCCCTATCCATATCATCAGCCCAACCCACCAATCCACCATCCACCAACCCACCACTGAAACCCACCCCGCACGGCCGGGCGCTGGCGCGGCTGGGACTGGCGCCGCGGCTGGGCCATTTGGTGGTGCGCGGGCACGAGCTGGGCCACGGCCCCGCCGCCGCTGCGCTGGCGGCGCTGCTGTCGGAGCGTGACGTGCTGCGGGCGGCCGACGCCCACCCTACCCCGCCTGATTTGCGGCTGCGGTTTGAGGCCATTGCCAGCGGCCGGGCGCCGCTGCCGGGCCTGCTGGTGCAGCACAACACCCTGCACCGCGTCCGGGATGCGGCCCGCAACCTGCGCCAGCGTGCCGGTATCCGCGACGTGGCCACTGCTGCCGATGCCGACGCGGCCGGCCTGCTCACGGCCCTGGCCTACCCCGACCGCCTGGCCCAGCGCGAAACGCCGGACCGGGTGCGCCTCGCCACTGGCCAGCGCGTGACCCTGCCCGCCGAGCATTTCGGCCGCGACGACCAGTTTCTGGCCGTGGCCTACCTCGATGGGCCACCGCACCAACTGCGCGCCGCCCTGGCCGCGCCCGTGAGCCGCCAAGAGCTGGAAGAGCTGTTTGCGGAGCAGATTGAACAAGCTGACGAAGTGCGCTGGGATGCCGCCACCGGCCGCGTGCAGGCCCGCCGCCAGCGCCGCCTGGGCGCGCTGCTGCTCTCTGATGCCGCCCTCCCCCAACCCGATGTGGCCTTGGTGGCCGCCGCCCTGCTGGAGGCCCTGCGCACAGCCGGCGTAGCGCGCCTGCCGTGGAGCGAGGCCGCCACGGCGCTGCGGCAGCGGCTGGAGTTTCTGCACCACCACTTCCCCGAAAACTGGCCTGCGGTGTCGGACGAAGTATTGACGGCGGAACTGGAAGAGTGGCTGGCCCCGCACATAACGGGTCTGAAAAGCCTGAACGACGTAAGCCGCCTCGACTGGCCGGAACTGCTGCTGCAGCGCCTGCCCGGCGGCTGGGCCCAGCGTCAGGAGCTGGACCGCCTCGCCCCTGCCCACCTGGAAGTACCCAGCGGTTCGCACGTCGCCCTCGACTACGCCGACCCCACCACGCCAGTGCTGGCCGTGAAGCTGCAGGAGCTGTTTGGCCTCATCGAAACGCCCACCGTGGCCGGGGGCCGGGTGCCGCTGCTGCTGCACCTGCTCTCGCCCGGCGGCCGCCCCGCCCAGGTCACCCGCGACCTGCGCAGCTTCTGGGAGAAGGGCTATTTCGAGGTGCGCAAAGACCTGAAGGGCCGCTACCCCAAGCATCCCTGGCCCGACAAACCCATGGAGCACGTCCCGACCAAACTCACCAAAAAGCGGTTTGAGGCGAATCAGTAG